A genome region from Alteripontixanthobacter maritimus includes the following:
- a CDS encoding TonB-dependent receptor — translation MYRYLVGALALAPLSPVFAQTTDAAGVVSSDTDGEDTIVVTAARTQLPASALPLTVDIIDREALERQVLVSGSTVDAVSALLPSFSPTREKLSGAGESLRGRAPLYAINGIPQSTPVRDGSRDGYTIDPFFIDRVEVIYGSNALQGIGATGGVVNQVTAGAPREDGVSFRTLSQVTLPNGFDGEGIGVKTGALVGYRAGSFDASFGVTLEKRGAFFDGAGNRIGVDGTQGEIQDSDSWSVFGRLGYDLATGARFEVVANRFELEGNANYVSVTGDRSASIPSTSERGETPGAPPSNTAELLSASLTDPDLAGGTFVLQGFYSRTSDVFGGGAFRIFQDPAIDPSGTLFDQSANRSRKLGAKVSYERALPGFEDLVLTAGFDALFDRTTQSLVQTDRVWVPESDFRSLAPFLQGNLTLADGVVRLAGGLRYENVELNVDDFTTLASYGSVDVAGGSPSFDDVLLNGGIIIEPIDGFRAYGNYAEGFTIADVGRILRGITKPGIDVDNFLSLEPVVSNNRELGLEWDRGALKASASYFWSSSDFGSLLVLRNDVFEVERQPIEIEGLEASLAWETPITGLLLSGGYAALEGQTDADDDGLVDDDLDGANMSPDRVNLAADYTTGRFSARAQARMYLERQFNDVSMATDFEGYTLLDAFISYRADFGDISFAAQNLTDEFYVTYNSDTVRVTDNNRFFSGRGRTFTLSLRSKF, via the coding sequence ATGTACCGCTATCTGGTTGGCGCGCTTGCGCTGGCACCGCTTTCGCCCGTTTTCGCGCAAACCACCGATGCTGCAGGAGTGGTGTCGTCCGACACGGATGGGGAGGATACGATTGTCGTCACCGCCGCTCGAACGCAGCTACCCGCTAGCGCGCTACCGCTGACCGTCGACATTATCGATCGCGAAGCGCTCGAAAGGCAGGTCCTGGTTTCAGGCTCGACGGTCGACGCAGTCTCCGCGCTGTTGCCGTCCTTTTCTCCCACCCGGGAGAAACTGTCGGGAGCAGGGGAAAGCTTGCGTGGGCGTGCTCCGCTTTATGCTATCAACGGCATTCCCCAGTCGACGCCCGTTCGCGATGGTTCACGTGACGGCTACACGATCGACCCGTTCTTCATCGATCGCGTTGAAGTCATTTACGGCTCGAATGCACTTCAGGGTATCGGAGCCACAGGTGGCGTGGTGAACCAGGTAACTGCCGGCGCGCCACGCGAAGACGGCGTCTCTTTCCGTACCCTCTCGCAGGTTACGCTTCCCAATGGCTTCGATGGCGAGGGTATTGGTGTGAAAACAGGCGCATTGGTTGGTTATCGTGCCGGATCGTTCGATGCGAGCTTTGGTGTTACGCTTGAGAAGCGCGGAGCATTCTTCGATGGCGCGGGCAATCGCATCGGGGTCGATGGCACTCAGGGTGAAATCCAGGACAGCGATAGTTGGTCGGTTTTCGGTCGCCTCGGCTACGATCTCGCGACTGGTGCCCGTTTTGAAGTAGTCGCGAACAGGTTCGAACTCGAAGGCAATGCCAATTATGTTTCCGTTACCGGCGACCGCTCGGCCAGCATTCCATCTACCAGCGAACGTGGCGAAACGCCGGGCGCGCCGCCTTCGAACACCGCGGAACTGCTTTCAGCCTCATTGACCGACCCCGACCTCGCTGGCGGCACCTTCGTGTTGCAGGGCTTCTATAGCCGCACCAGCGACGTCTTCGGCGGCGGTGCATTTAGAATCTTTCAGGATCCAGCTATCGATCCAAGCGGAACCCTCTTCGATCAGTCGGCCAACCGGTCACGTAAGCTCGGTGCAAAGGTCAGCTACGAACGCGCGCTTCCAGGCTTTGAAGACCTTGTGTTGACCGCCGGTTTCGATGCGTTGTTCGACCGTACCACGCAGTCTCTCGTGCAAACCGATCGCGTTTGGGTACCTGAGAGCGATTTTCGGAGCCTGGCTCCCTTCCTACAGGGCAATTTGACCTTGGCCGATGGAGTAGTGCGTCTGGCGGGCGGTCTTCGCTACGAGAATGTCGAACTCAACGTTGATGATTTCACGACGCTCGCAAGCTATGGATCCGTGGATGTCGCGGGTGGCTCACCATCGTTCGACGACGTGCTTTTGAACGGCGGCATTATCATCGAGCCAATCGATGGCTTTAGGGCCTATGGAAATTATGCCGAAGGTTTCACAATCGCCGATGTCGGCCGCATCCTTCGCGGGATTACAAAGCCGGGAATCGACGTTGACAATTTCCTTTCCCTTGAGCCGGTGGTCTCGAACAATCGCGAGCTGGGCCTCGAATGGGACCGAGGCGCTCTGAAGGCTTCGGCCAGCTACTTCTGGTCGTCGAGCGACTTCGGTTCGCTTCTCGTCCTGCGAAATGATGTATTCGAAGTCGAGCGTCAGCCAATCGAGATCGAGGGTTTAGAGGCAAGTCTCGCATGGGAGACGCCGATTACCGGCCTTTTGTTGAGCGGGGGCTACGCGGCGCTTGAAGGGCAGACGGATGCGGACGACGATGGCCTCGTCGACGATGATCTAGATGGCGCAAACATGTCGCCCGACCGCGTCAACCTAGCAGCCGATTACACAACGGGACGCTTCAGCGCTCGGGCGCAAGCGCGTATGTACCTGGAGCGTCAGTTCAACGATGTTTCTATGGCTACGGACTTTGAAGGCTACACGCTGCTCGATGCATTCATTTCATACCGTGCGGACTTCGGGGATATCTCCTTTGCAGCCCAGAACCTGACCGACGAGTTCTACGTCACCTACAACAGCGATACGGTCCGGGTAACCGATAACAACCGCTTCTTCTCTGGTCGCGGGCGCACCTTTACCTTGAGCTTGCGCAGCAAATTCTGA
- a CDS encoding response regulator transcription factor, whose translation MLEEFELMHTIRILSTRDFMDDAPTILSGGMVYEFERLDIDGLDSLKSQSVWVYIDWIMPEISGLELCHRLRAIRSADQTRITLMLERDRLEDRRRAIDAGADNYLIEPLTLDVITAQIAAISGQAMTDEGDRLAIGHLSLDEQTSIAFWKDEPLFLSPTLLRLMKYFIENANRLLTREEILASINVAGQELDARSVDVAISRIRKELRKVGAGAILRTVRSRGYVLDLRIG comes from the coding sequence ATGCTCGAGGAATTTGAGCTGATGCACACGATCAGGATACTTTCGACGCGCGACTTCATGGATGACGCCCCGACGATATTATCGGGCGGTATGGTCTATGAATTCGAACGGCTGGATATTGACGGTCTGGATTCGCTGAAAAGCCAGTCTGTATGGGTCTATATCGATTGGATCATGCCTGAAATTTCCGGCCTTGAACTCTGCCATCGTCTTCGTGCCATTCGCTCGGCGGATCAGACGCGCATTACCCTCATGCTGGAACGTGATCGGCTGGAAGATCGCCGTCGCGCCATCGATGCCGGGGCAGATAACTACCTGATCGAACCGTTGACCCTCGACGTTATCACCGCTCAGATCGCCGCCATCAGCGGGCAGGCCATGACGGATGAAGGCGACCGGTTGGCTATTGGCCACCTGTCGCTCGACGAACAGACTTCGATTGCGTTCTGGAAAGACGAGCCGCTATTTCTCAGCCCGACGCTCCTCAGACTGATGAAATATTTCATCGAGAACGCCAACCGGCTCCTGACCCGGGAGGAAATACTGGCCTCCATCAATGTGGCGGGCCAGGAACTGGATGCGCGCAGTGTCGATGTGGCCATCAGCCGCATTCGCAAGGAATTACGCAAGGTCGGGGCAGGAGCGATTTTACGCACGGTCCGTTCGCGCGGGTATGTGCTCGATCTGCGGATCGGCTGA